One region of Roseicitreum antarcticum genomic DNA includes:
- a CDS encoding integrase core domain-containing protein, with the protein MVFTSRKYTALIRSYGLNQEFITPHCPQQNGMVERVIRTLKEQCVHRQRFDSIQHATRAIGDWIQFYNYERPHQALAMKTPAATFELAA; encoded by the coding sequence TTGGTCTTTACAAGTCGGAAATACACTGCGCTGATCCGCAGCTATGGCCTGAACCAGGAGTTCATCACGCCACATTGCCCGCAACAGAATGGCATGGTCGAGCGCGTGATCAGGACACTGAAGGAGCAGTGTGTTCATCGCCAACGCTTCGACAGCATCCAGCATGCGACGCGCGCCATTGGCGACTGGATCCAGTTCTACAACTACGAGCGCCCACATCAAGCGCTCGCCATGAAAACCCCCGCCGCGACATTCGAATTAGCGGCTTAA
- a CDS encoding GNAT family N-acetyltransferase, with amino-acid sequence MAFTLRRNHLRDLAPLASMLPEAEISLLNPSAKVPFDEIEWQQKWLGDPEDVSFYLRDATGRDVGFFALREGVGPEVRHLTYVYICEEARGGAAAELTEHVEQAARALGALVVTLKVELDNAPAFNAYLSAGYEELSRRKGMATMRLDLEKRLAE; translated from the coding sequence ATGGCATTCACCCTGCGCCGCAACCACCTCCGCGATCTCGCTCCCTTGGCCTCGATGCTGCCGGAAGCGGAAATTTCGTTGCTCAATCCAAGTGCAAAAGTTCCGTTCGATGAGATTGAATGGCAACAAAAGTGGCTTGGAGACCCTGAGGATGTCTCCTTTTACCTTCGAGATGCAACAGGACGGGACGTGGGGTTCTTTGCTCTCAGGGAGGGAGTGGGGCCAGAGGTGCGGCACCTCACCTACGTCTATATCTGCGAAGAGGCGCGCGGTGGTGCTGCTGCGGAGCTGACGGAGCACGTGGAGCAGGCTGCGCGGGCACTGGGCGCGCTGGTAGTGACCTTGAAGGTGGAACTCGATAATGCGCCGGCCTTCAATGCCTATCTCTCGGCCGGGTACGAAGAGCTCTCCCGTCGAAAGGGCATGGCCACAATGCGGCTGGACCTGGAGAAACGCCTCGCAGAATAG
- a CDS encoding GNAT family N-acetyltransferase, producing the protein MTEIRHAEGPEDAARDRILALLDGHSEAIGKSFKSETVFFEAHQDGLYLGGLSARFALDLKWVFVELLAVAEAGRGKGIGGQLMARIEEEARLRGMQGIWLDTFSFQAPEFYKRLGFSEFGRIDGYPEDGARHFLLKRL; encoded by the coding sequence ATGACCGAAATCCGCCACGCCGAAGGCCCCGAGGATGCAGCAAGAGATCGCATTCTGGCGCTTCTCGACGGCCACTCCGAAGCGATCGGGAAATCATTCAAGTCCGAGACGGTGTTTTTTGAGGCGCATCAAGACGGTCTCTACCTTGGCGGTCTCTCGGCCCGTTTCGCGCTGGATCTGAAATGGGTGTTCGTCGAGCTTTTGGCGGTGGCCGAGGCAGGCCGCGGCAAGGGCATCGGTGGCCAGCTGATGGCGCGCATCGAGGAAGAGGCACGCTTGCGCGGGATGCAAGGGATCTGGCTCGACACATTTTCGTTTCAGGCGCCCGAATTCTATAAGCGACTGGGGTTCAGCGAATTTGGTCGGATCGACGGCTATCCTGAGGATGGGGCGCGGCACTTCTTACTAAAGCGCCTCTGA
- a CDS encoding glutathionylspermidine synthase family protein — MELIALGARPDWEDKAREAGFTFAEMHGEPYWAEDTVYAFSLTEVETGIEDPSTELHAMCREAVARIVASQELMEKLAIPAAHRDIVAASWAGGDPELYGRFDLIYDGAGPAKMIEYNADTPTSLYESAAFQWQWLEDQIAAGKLAANSDQFNGIHEALVTRFADIFAPDTDVHFTSFAASPEDYATTESMAWAAREAGLGAHYVPIDKIGITDRGQFCDAEGLVIGALFKLYPWEDMLRDDFAQHIADAQCRFLEPAWKAVVSNKGMLAVLWEMFEGHPNLLPSFFAEDFTKGGAAVNRAAAAFDRGMVRKPLFSREGSSISITRGDQIIAAAQDQAYVDHPIIVQAYHEMPAFDGFHPVIGAWIVGQTCVGMSIREDRARITQDLSRFKPHFIRS, encoded by the coding sequence TTGGAACTTATCGCACTGGGTGCCCGCCCTGACTGGGAAGACAAGGCGCGCGAGGCGGGCTTTACCTTCGCCGAAATGCACGGCGAGCCCTATTGGGCCGAGGATACGGTCTATGCATTCTCTCTGACCGAAGTGGAGACCGGAATCGAAGACCCCTCCACGGAATTGCATGCCATGTGCCGCGAAGCCGTGGCACGGATTGTGGCATCGCAGGAGCTGATGGAGAAGCTGGCGATCCCCGCAGCACATCGTGATATTGTCGCGGCATCATGGGCGGGTGGCGATCCGGAACTTTATGGGCGGTTCGATCTGATTTACGATGGCGCTGGTCCGGCCAAGATGATCGAATACAATGCTGACACCCCGACCTCTCTTTACGAAAGCGCCGCTTTCCAATGGCAATGGCTGGAAGACCAGATCGCGGCGGGGAAACTGGCTGCCAACAGTGATCAGTTCAATGGCATCCACGAGGCACTGGTAACACGTTTCGCGGATATTTTTGCGCCAGACACGGACGTTCATTTCACGTCCTTTGCGGCATCGCCAGAAGACTACGCAACCACTGAAAGCATGGCGTGGGCTGCGCGAGAGGCGGGTCTGGGGGCGCATTACGTGCCGATAGACAAGATCGGCATCACGGATCGTGGCCAGTTCTGCGATGCCGAAGGTCTGGTCATAGGTGCTTTGTTCAAGCTTTACCCTTGGGAAGACATGCTGCGCGACGATTTCGCGCAGCACATCGCAGATGCGCAATGCCGCTTTCTTGAACCGGCCTGGAAGGCGGTTGTATCCAACAAGGGGATGCTCGCCGTCCTGTGGGAGATGTTCGAAGGGCATCCGAACCTGTTGCCCAGCTTTTTCGCCGAAGATTTCACCAAGGGCGGGGCGGCCGTGAACCGCGCCGCTGCGGCATTTGATCGGGGCATGGTACGCAAACCCCTCTTTTCGCGCGAAGGTTCCAGCATCAGCATCACGCGTGGTGACCAGATCATCGCTGCGGCACAGGATCAGGCCTATGTCGACCATCCGATCATCGTGCAGGCCTACCACGAAATGCCTGCCTTTGACGGCTTTCATCCGGTCATCGGCGCTTGGATCGTCGGCCAGACCTGCGTCGGGATGAGCATCCGCGAAGACCGTGCCCGGATCACGCAGGACCTGAGCCGGTTCAAGCCACATTTCATTCGCTCTTGA
- a CDS encoding DUF1190 domain-containing protein yields MTIASPRKLRSRNVRVALLGAAAFGVAGCVPEDVATQVFPTLAECRAAAQDLTGAYSVQDCDNAFALAEVAHNETAPRYDELALCEEQHGGECTVDPAAASSGGGSIFMPVMMGYMMGSMMNNGRATMAAQPLYRTASGTYSTPSGATNLNANRGAVGLAPTNFRAAAPASAAQPMTRANVRASGGFGAGRTGGAARGFGG; encoded by the coding sequence ATGACCATAGCTTCACCACGCAAGCTGCGTTCCCGCAATGTCCGTGTCGCCCTGCTTGGCGCTGCGGCTTTCGGCGTGGCTGGCTGTGTTCCCGAAGACGTCGCCACGCAGGTCTTCCCTACGCTTGCCGAATGCAGGGCAGCCGCGCAGGATCTCACGGGCGCATACAGCGTGCAAGATTGCGACAATGCGTTTGCCTTAGCAGAAGTGGCGCATAACGAAACCGCGCCGCGCTATGACGAACTGGCGCTGTGTGAAGAACAGCACGGGGGCGAATGCACCGTCGATCCGGCTGCGGCATCATCTGGTGGCGGCAGCATCTTCATGCCGGTGATGATGGGCTACATGATGGGGTCGATGATGAACAACGGGCGCGCCACGATGGCGGCACAACCGCTTTACCGCACCGCGTCGGGCACCTATTCGACACCGTCAGGCGCGACCAATCTCAACGCCAATCGCGGTGCTGTCGGCCTTGCACCGACGAACTTCCGCGCCGCCGCCCCGGCATCGGCGGCGCAGCCGATGACCCGGGCAAACGTGCGTGCGTCTGGTGGCTTTGGCGCAGGGCGTACCGGTGGCGCGGCACGCGGATTTGGTGGCTGA
- a CDS encoding IS256 family transposase — protein sequence MTISKELLDELLKGCERPEDLLGNNGLMKELKIKLMERMLGAELTAHLGYEDGKEAPPDQVNRRNGSSAKRLKGQDGELPIAVPRDRDGSFEPELVKKGQTRIDGMDDKIIGLYAAGLTVRDIRAHLEDVYGLQVSPDLISRVTDAVLDEVREWQSRALDRMYPIVIFDALRVKIRDADSRMVKNKAVYVALGVSRDGVREVLGLWIAENEGAKFWLSVMNELKNRGVQDILIAVVDGLKGFPEAITAAFPDATVQTCIVHLVRHSLNFCAWKDRKAVAADLRLIYGAPTADQAAAELDAFEEKWAEKYASIAPAWRRAWQEVIPFFAFDPAIRKIIYTTNAIESLNRVIRKSIKTRGSFPTEEAATKLIYLAIRNFEKGGRNVREWFAARNQFAIMFDERFNA from the coding sequence ATGACGATTTCCAAGGAACTGCTGGACGAACTTCTGAAGGGCTGCGAGCGGCCTGAAGATTTGCTTGGCAATAACGGCTTGATGAAAGAGCTGAAGATCAAGCTGATGGAGCGGATGCTGGGCGCCGAACTGACCGCGCACCTGGGCTATGAGGACGGCAAGGAGGCGCCGCCCGATCAGGTTAACCGCCGCAACGGCTCATCCGCCAAGAGACTAAAAGGCCAAGACGGCGAACTGCCGATTGCCGTGCCGCGTGACCGGGACGGCAGCTTCGAGCCTGAACTGGTGAAGAAGGGCCAGACCCGGATCGATGGGATGGACGACAAGATCATCGGGCTCTACGCCGCCGGTCTGACGGTGCGTGATATCCGCGCCCATCTCGAGGACGTCTATGGCCTTCAGGTCTCGCCTGACCTGATCAGCCGCGTCACCGACGCCGTGCTGGACGAGGTCCGGGAATGGCAGTCCCGGGCGCTGGACCGAATGTATCCCATCGTCATTTTCGACGCGCTCCGGGTGAAGATCCGCGATGCTGATAGCCGCATGGTGAAGAACAAGGCCGTGTATGTTGCCCTGGGCGTCTCACGGGACGGTGTTCGCGAGGTTCTGGGCCTGTGGATTGCCGAGAACGAAGGGGCCAAATTCTGGCTGTCGGTGATGAACGAACTCAAGAACCGGGGTGTCCAGGATATCCTGATTGCCGTCGTGGATGGCCTCAAAGGCTTCCCGGAAGCGATCACCGCCGCCTTTCCCGATGCCACAGTCCAGACGTGCATCGTTCATCTGGTGCGCCATTCCCTGAATTTCTGCGCCTGGAAGGATCGCAAGGCAGTCGCCGCCGATCTGCGCCTGATTTACGGCGCTCCAACCGCCGATCAGGCTGCCGCCGAACTGGATGCTTTCGAGGAAAAATGGGCCGAGAAATACGCCTCCATCGCTCCGGCATGGCGGCGGGCATGGCAGGAGGTGATCCCGTTCTTTGCCTTCGATCCGGCGATCCGCAAGATCATCTACACCACGAACGCCATCGAAAGCCTGAACCGTGTGATCCGCAAATCGATCAAGACCCGTGGTTCGTTCCCGACCGAGGAGGCTGCGACCAAGCTGATCTATCTGGCGATCCGCAATTTCGAGAAAGGTGGGCGGAATGTCCGGGAATGGTTTGCGGCCCGAAACCAATTCGCTATCATGTTCGACGAACGCTTCAACGCGTGA
- the dinB gene encoding DNA polymerase IV — MIDHTAHTAPCDTAEPSPARKIIHVDMDAFYASVEQRDNPDLRGKPVAVGGSAARGVVAAASYEARVFGVRSAMPSVTARRKCPDLIFVRPRFEVYRAVSAQIRAIFAEFTDLIEPLSLDEAYLDVSENRQGVTLATDVARQVRARIRTETGLSASAGISYCKFLAKIASDINKPDGQAVIPPRRGADFVAALPVAKFHGVGPATAARMERLGIQTGADLRAKEAAFLRAHFGKSGRWYYDIARGIDNRPVQPHRRRKSIGTEDTFAVDILTHDAARDHVIRLAAKVWQQGNARVLHGRTVTLKVKYADFRQITRSRTQTAPFASEDALVQAALALLAPLFPTGLGIRLLGVTISALDSGAGVQESDRQLSFW, encoded by the coding sequence ATGATTGATCACACAGCCCACACGGCCCCGTGTGACACGGCAGAGCCTTCACCCGCGCGCAAGATCATTCATGTCGATATGGATGCCTTCTATGCCTCGGTCGAGCAGCGCGACAACCCGGATTTGCGCGGCAAACCCGTCGCCGTGGGCGGTTCGGCTGCGCGTGGGGTGGTGGCGGCCGCCAGCTACGAGGCGCGTGTTTTCGGTGTCCGCTCGGCCATGCCGTCCGTCACCGCGCGGCGCAAATGCCCCGATTTGATCTTCGTGCGCCCCCGGTTCGAGGTCTATCGCGCCGTGTCGGCCCAGATCCGTGCGATCTTTGCTGAGTTCACCGATCTGATCGAGCCCTTGTCGCTTGACGAAGCCTATCTCGATGTCAGCGAGAACCGGCAGGGCGTGACGCTGGCCACTGATGTGGCCCGCCAAGTCCGCGCGCGCATCCGCACGGAAACTGGGCTGTCAGCATCGGCCGGGATCTCCTATTGTAAATTCCTTGCCAAGATCGCGAGCGATATCAACAAGCCCGACGGGCAGGCTGTGATTCCGCCCAGGCGCGGCGCCGATTTCGTCGCGGCCTTGCCCGTGGCGAAGTTCCATGGCGTGGGGCCCGCGACGGCGGCGCGGATGGAACGTCTCGGTATTCAGACCGGCGCTGACCTGCGTGCGAAGGAAGCAGCCTTTCTGCGCGCCCATTTCGGCAAATCGGGGCGCTGGTACTATGATATCGCGCGCGGCATCGACAACCGCCCGGTTCAGCCGCATCGCAGGCGAAAGTCCATAGGGACTGAGGATACCTTTGCCGTCGACATCCTGACACATGACGCCGCGCGGGATCATGTCATCCGCCTTGCGGCCAAGGTCTGGCAACAGGGAAACGCCCGCGTGCTGCACGGCCGGACCGTTACGCTGAAGGTCAAATACGCCGATTTCCGCCAGATAACGCGCAGCCGGACACAAACCGCGCCGTTCGCATCCGAAGATGCGCTGGTTCAAGCGGCGCTGGCGCTTCTGGCCCCTCTGTTTCCAACCGGGCTTGGCATACGTCTGCTGGGTGTGACGATCTCCGCGCTCGACTCTGGGGCAGGAGTGCAGGAATCTGATCGGCAGTTGTCCTTCTGGTAG
- a CDS encoding DMT family transporter: MSSPSAPQRFMTSLEWNMLIALATVWGGSFFFNSIAVRELPVLTVVVSRVALAAILLLAILRLRGERMPRDRRVWAAFFGMGLLNNAIPFALIVWGQQHIASGVASILNAATPLCTVTLAHFLTRDERMTSGKLTGVLIGFAGVAVMIGAGAFRDLGVNVMAQVMCVVAAVSYACAGIYGRRFRAMGISPMSTATGQVVASSLILLPLMLVVDQPWTLPAPSLSAFGALIGVAAVSTAFAYVLYFRILATAGATNLLLVTFLVPVSAILLGTLLLGEVLLPRHITGMALIGVGLAAIDGRAWKALRSITAPGKGKAR; this comes from the coding sequence ATGTCGTCACCATCTGCACCCCAACGTTTCATGACATCGCTGGAATGGAACATGCTGATCGCCCTCGCGACCGTGTGGGGCGGATCGTTCTTTTTCAACAGCATCGCCGTGCGCGAGCTTCCGGTTCTGACCGTCGTGGTGTCGCGCGTGGCACTGGCTGCGATCTTGCTTTTGGCCATCTTACGACTGCGCGGTGAACGAATGCCGCGCGACCGGCGTGTCTGGGCGGCATTCTTCGGCATGGGCCTTTTGAACAACGCCATTCCCTTCGCGCTGATCGTTTGGGGGCAGCAACATATCGCGTCGGGCGTAGCCTCGATCCTGAATGCCGCTACACCGCTGTGTACCGTCACCCTTGCGCATTTTTTGACCCGTGACGAACGCATGACGAGCGGGAAACTCACCGGGGTCCTGATAGGCTTTGCCGGGGTCGCGGTGATGATAGGCGCAGGCGCATTTCGGGATCTGGGCGTGAATGTCATGGCGCAGGTCATGTGCGTTGTCGCCGCAGTATCCTATGCCTGCGCGGGGATCTACGGGCGCAGGTTCCGCGCGATGGGGATCAGTCCGATGAGCACGGCAACCGGGCAGGTCGTTGCGTCCAGCCTGATCCTCTTGCCGCTGATGCTGGTGGTTGACCAGCCCTGGACCCTGCCCGCACCCAGCCTGAGCGCTTTCGGCGCGTTGATCGGCGTGGCAGCTGTGTCGACCGCCTTTGCCTACGTTCTGTATTTCCGCATACTTGCCACAGCGGGGGCGACGAACCTGCTGTTGGTGACGTTTCTGGTTCCGGTCAGCGCGATCTTGCTTGGCACGCTGTTGCTTGGCGAAGTGCTGCTGCCCCGGCATATCACAGGTATGGCATTGATCGGCGTCGGCCTCGCCGCGATCGACGGGCGCGCCTGGAAAGCCCTCCGGTCAATTACCGCACCGGGAAAAGGCAAAGCGCGCTGA
- a CDS encoding sugar ABC transporter ATP-binding protein, with protein MTDPVPVLRLEGIVKTFPGVRALDGVSFTLLPGEVHALMGENGAGKSTLMKVLGGIHAPNEGQIFVSEEPTVMTSPMHAKAKGVVFIHQELSLADELSVAENIFLGELPLHAFGRVDWQKLYADTDAILKALNVGFDARTRVGDLSIANQQMVEIGRALTVDPRAVIFDEPTASLTDSEKVVLFDVIADLQKRGVGVIYISHRMEEIFKITDRISVLRDGQYSGTLHTAQTNEDEVTQLMIGRSLDLSRAENTHQMGEIALEARGLSCGKLFRDISFNVRKGEVLGFYGLVGAGRTEIAETLFGLRTPSSGQILLNGEEVRINSPIDAIRLGISLVPEDRKDQGLVLGMNCRDNMTLPQIGDLTAGPFVNEGAEGAIFDQYRDKLDIRTPGWRQIVGNLSGGNQQKIVIGKWLSMRPQVLIVDEPTRGIDVGSKAEIHNLIRDLAAQGLAVIVISSEMPEVLHVSDRIVAMFSGQIMRDFTAGEVTEDNLIQAISGISAEKVA; from the coding sequence ATGACCGACCCTGTTCCTGTTCTGCGTCTGGAAGGCATCGTCAAGACGTTCCCGGGCGTGCGTGCCCTTGACGGGGTGTCCTTTACTCTTTTGCCCGGCGAGGTTCATGCCCTGATGGGCGAAAACGGTGCCGGCAAATCCACCCTTATGAAGGTGCTGGGCGGTATCCACGCCCCAAACGAGGGCCAGATTTTCGTTTCCGAAGAACCGACGGTCATGACCTCGCCAATGCATGCCAAGGCGAAGGGGGTGGTGTTCATCCATCAGGAACTCAGCCTTGCAGATGAATTGAGCGTGGCCGAGAATATCTTCTTGGGAGAGTTGCCGCTGCACGCCTTTGGCCGGGTTGACTGGCAGAAGCTCTACGCCGATACCGACGCTATCCTGAAGGCCCTTAACGTGGGTTTTGACGCGAGAACCCGGGTGGGGGACCTGTCTATCGCCAACCAGCAGATGGTGGAAATTGGCCGCGCCCTGACAGTAGATCCCCGCGCGGTTATCTTCGATGAGCCGACGGCATCGCTGACGGATTCCGAGAAGGTCGTGCTGTTCGATGTGATCGCGGATTTGCAGAAGCGCGGGGTAGGGGTGATCTATATCTCGCACCGCATGGAAGAGATTTTCAAGATCACTGACCGCATCAGCGTCCTGCGCGATGGCCAGTACAGCGGCACGCTGCATACGGCCCAGACGAATGAGGATGAGGTGACGCAACTGATGATCGGCCGCAGCCTTGATCTGTCACGCGCTGAAAACACCCACCAGATGGGCGAAATCGCGCTGGAGGCACGTGGCCTCAGTTGCGGCAAGCTGTTTCGTGACATCAGCTTCAATGTTCGCAAGGGCGAAGTGCTGGGCTTCTACGGGCTGGTCGGTGCGGGACGCACCGAGATCGCCGAGACGCTCTTCGGGCTGCGCACGCCCTCGTCGGGCCAGATATTGCTGAATGGTGAGGAAGTGCGCATCAATTCGCCAATCGATGCAATACGCCTTGGCATCTCATTGGTGCCTGAGGACCGCAAGGATCAGGGGCTGGTGCTGGGCATGAACTGCCGTGACAACATGACTCTGCCGCAAATCGGAGACCTGACCGCGGGCCCGTTTGTCAACGAGGGCGCGGAAGGGGCCATTTTCGACCAGTATCGCGACAAGCTGGACATCCGCACGCCAGGTTGGCGCCAGATCGTAGGCAACCTGTCGGGCGGCAACCAGCAGAAGATCGTCATTGGCAAATGGCTGTCGATGCGCCCCCAGGTGCTGATCGTTGATGAGCCGACACGCGGCATTGATGTCGGGTCCAAGGCGGAAATCCACAACCTTATCCGTGACCTGGCGGCGCAGGGGCTGGCGGTGATCGTCATCAGCTCGGAAATGCCTGAGGTGCTGCACGTCTCGGATCGGATCGTGGCGATGTTCTCAGGCCAGATCATGCGCGACTTTACCGCAGGGGAAGTGACCGAGGATAATCTGATTCAGGCGATTTCCGGCATTTCTGCCGAGAAGGTTGCCTGA
- a CDS encoding ABC transporter permease, with product MTAQSRKDLVKQGGIWAFIVAELAFFSIAGQFLSVSDSAFMDLDNMLLLLKQSAPIGIIALGMTIIMINGNIDLSVGAIFALAAIVLLDSMTWPFMQALGDWAIPLAWVFALLTGVVLGAINGLIVWKTGVDAFIVTLGSMLGFRGLVFMYNGEQPTSHLNWSLVDFAEAQFLGLHTATWFLLISALALWLLMTRTVHGRNAYAIGNNRDAAVNAGIRVGPHFIWNFMLIGFLAALSAVVFYSESGSVNPNDGMLYELWAITAVVLGGTKLAGGYGSIISTLGGVIAIQLLRKGLGHIGADTQTVNLVIGLILIAVLFLDRQLNRKGKEELKI from the coding sequence ATGACAGCACAAAGCCGCAAAGACCTTGTCAAGCAAGGCGGGATCTGGGCCTTTATCGTGGCGGAATTGGCGTTCTTTTCCATCGCTGGGCAATTCCTGTCCGTCTCTGACAGTGCATTCATGGATCTGGACAACATGCTGTTGCTGCTGAAGCAATCAGCGCCCATCGGCATCATTGCGCTGGGCATGACCATCATCATGATCAACGGCAACATTGACCTTAGCGTCGGCGCAATATTCGCGCTGGCCGCCATCGTGCTGCTGGACAGCATGACCTGGCCCTTCATGCAGGCGCTGGGGGACTGGGCGATTCCGCTGGCCTGGGTGTTTGCACTTCTGACCGGCGTGGTCTTGGGGGCGATCAATGGCCTGATCGTGTGGAAAACCGGCGTGGACGCCTTCATTGTCACGCTGGGGTCGATGCTGGGCTTTCGCGGACTTGTGTTCATGTATAACGGCGAACAGCCTACCAGCCATCTGAACTGGTCCCTTGTGGATTTCGCCGAGGCGCAGTTTTTGGGCCTGCACACAGCCACCTGGTTCTTGCTGATCTCAGCGCTGGCGCTGTGGCTCTTGATGACCCGCACGGTGCATGGCCGCAACGCCTATGCGATCGGCAACAACCGGGATGCGGCGGTGAACGCAGGCATCCGCGTGGGACCACATTTCATCTGGAATTTCATGCTGATCGGGTTTCTTGCCGCGCTGTCCGCTGTGGTGTTCTATTCTGAAAGTGGATCCGTCAACCCCAATGACGGTATGCTCTATGAGCTTTGGGCGATCACCGCTGTGGTGCTGGGCGGCACCAAGCTGGCGGGTGGATATGGGTCCATCATCTCGACGCTGGGTGGGGTTATTGCGATCCAGCTGTTGCGGAAGGGGCTGGGCCATATCGGCGCCGACACGCAGACCGTTAACCTTGTTATCGGCTTGATCCTGATCGCGGTGCTGTTTCTGGACCGTCAGCTGAACCGCAAGGGCAAAGAGGAGTTGAAGATATGA
- a CDS encoding ABC transporter permease: MAGLTKQGMVQILARQGILIAFAAFMIGFALVNQRFIAMDNIFGVVRSSAILGVMALGVTFVVIGGNLDLSVGSMMSFSTIVVLDLHDKIGPVMAILAMFALTLALGAFIGFLVGYLKLNSLIVTLGMLSAIHGLTLTWSGGKNMDIADKAGTWFSVFGQGSALGIPVPILIFGLLAAALSLLLSKTPFGRRVYAVGGNGRAATFSGIPRARVVFMTYIVSAFCVATAGLLQASRSLGSQNTVGQGMELEVLAAVILGGASLLGGSGTVFKTVIGVLILGFIQNGLLLVGLDFYVQYMVTWAIIILAVWLDVAAKRGRLWSPIA, encoded by the coding sequence ATGGCGGGACTGACGAAACAGGGCATGGTCCAGATACTTGCAAGGCAAGGCATCTTGATTGCCTTTGCAGCGTTCATGATCGGCTTTGCGCTGGTTAATCAGCGTTTCATTGCGATGGACAACATTTTTGGGGTGGTCCGGTCATCGGCGATCCTGGGGGTCATGGCCTTGGGGGTTACGTTTGTGGTGATCGGCGGCAACCTCGACCTCTCGGTCGGGTCCATGATGTCGTTTTCCACCATCGTTGTGCTGGATCTGCACGACAAGATCGGTCCGGTTATGGCCATCCTGGCCATGTTCGCTTTGACCTTGGCGCTGGGGGCGTTCATCGGGTTTCTGGTGGGATACCTGAAATTGAACTCTTTGATCGTCACGCTTGGCATGCTGTCGGCCATTCACGGGCTGACGCTGACATGGTCGGGCGGCAAGAATATGGATATCGCCGATAAGGCGGGCACGTGGTTTTCGGTTTTCGGGCAGGGCAGCGCGCTGGGCATCCCGGTGCCCATCCTGATTTTCGGACTGCTGGCGGCGGCCCTCAGTTTGCTTTTGTCGAAAACGCCCTTCGGTCGACGGGTCTATGCCGTAGGCGGCAACGGGCGGGCGGCGACGTTCTCCGGCATTCCGCGGGCCCGGGTGGTCTTCATGACCTACATCGTTTCGGCATTCTGCGTGGCCACCGCAGGTTTGTTGCAGGCCAGCCGCAGCCTTGGGAGTCAAAATACCGTCGGCCAGGGGATGGAACTGGAGGTGCTGGCCGCCGTCATCCTTGGCGGTGCGTCGCTGCTGGGCGGCTCGGGCACCGTGTTCAAGACCGTTATAGGCGTCCTCATTCTTGGGTTCATTCAGAATGGCCTGCTTTTGGTGGGGTTGGATTTCTACGTTCAGTACATGGTCACCTGGGCCATCATCATCCTTGCGGTCTGGCTGGATGTCGCCGCCAAGCGGGGCCGTCTTTGGTCCCCCATCGCCTGA
- a CDS encoding SDR family oxidoreductase yields MTRVAGRSCIVTGAAQGIGRAIGEALLDEGANVCFADINAVKVAEVADANAARAHSGGGLVTHATVDVTDRAQVRAMVAHSVEIFGRLDVKFNNAGVNKPMNFLDVTEENWHFIMGINGLGCMIGMQEAARQMIAQGGGGKIINTASIASRQGFDNVAPYCASKWAVVSLTQSGARDLAKHSITVTGFAPGVVATEMWEQVDQDLMGIGAAKRPGQAMEEFSAQILRGRVALPADITGTTTFLASRDSDYMTGQIIMIDGGMTLV; encoded by the coding sequence ATGACGCGTGTCGCTGGTCGCTCTTGTATTGTCACCGGCGCTGCGCAGGGTATTGGCCGCGCAATCGGCGAGGCACTGCTGGATGAGGGCGCAAATGTCTGTTTTGCAGATATAAACGCCGTGAAAGTTGCCGAGGTGGCCGATGCCAACGCGGCCCGCGCGCATTCAGGCGGTGGCCTTGTCACCCATGCGACCGTCGATGTGACCGACCGCGCGCAGGTCCGGGCTATGGTCGCACATTCGGTCGAAATCTTCGGCAGGCTAGACGTCAAATTCAACAATGCCGGTGTGAACAAGCCGATGAACTTTTTGGATGTGACCGAAGAAAACTGGCATTTCATCATGGGGATCAATGGTCTTGGTTGTATGATCGGCATGCAGGAGGCGGCGCGCCAGATGATCGCACAGGGCGGCGGCGGAAAGATCATAAACACCGCCAGCATCGCCAGTCGTCAGGGTTTTGACAACGTGGCCCCCTACTGCGCCAGCAAATGGGCGGTCGTATCTCTGACGCAATCAGGCGCGCGTGATCTGGCAAAGCACAGTATCACTGTCACCGGCTTTGCGCCTGGTGTTGTCGCGACCGAGATGTGGGAGCAGGTCGATCAGGATCTGATGGGCATTGGCGCGGCAAAGCGTCCGGGGCAGGCGATGGAGGAATTTTCCGCGCAGATCCTGCGCGGGCGCGTAGCCTTGCCCGCAGATATTACCGGTACGACCACTTTTCTGGCCTCACGCGACAGTGACTATATGACGGGTCAGATTATCATGATCGATGGCGGCATGACGCTGGTCTAG